A genomic region of Equus caballus isolate H_3958 breed thoroughbred chromosome 1, TB-T2T, whole genome shotgun sequence contains the following coding sequences:
- the LOC138917158 gene encoding protein FAM170A-like — MNRRQSGRKRPISETPEASTQEDRATQPTPSANRSRSSRPRKTLRLPETCVSSASAERTSHSSSYGSPKEKQWVRCAYYTQVRTVKGVAVAWQTESGFAPVDERPRVFEAELSQESTIGSPPSPADTESLLSDTEPCVQEAEAHTPAPAVQEQEAPPRAVTPEWLVTGEHGFRCVACCRVFPCPAAVVAHAERGVKEGFSCRVFYEELLERRRPASAPRRPRRCHLLAQRRLLAAKSREVRAKEEACLRLQARLQAQSQELRRLRSELAWLQRQEAWQRQGRGARPQGPRGTRLKGRAQAL, encoded by the exons ATGAATCGGCGGCAATCCGGGAGGAAGAGGCCTATCTCTGAGACCCCAg AGGCCTCAACCCAAGAGGACAGGGCCACACAGCCTACACCATCGGCAAACAGAAGCCggagctccaggcccaggaagaCCCTCCGACTCCCAGAGACGTGTGtctcctctgcttcagcggagcggacctcccactcctccagctACGGGTCGCCCAAAGAGAAGCAATGGGTGCGGTGCGCCTATTACACCCAAGTGCGCACCGTGAAGGGGGTGGCCGTCGCGTGGCAAACCGAAAGCGGGTTTGCCCCCGTGGACGAGAGGCCCCGCGTCTTCGAGGCCGAGCTCTCCCAGGAGAGCACCATCGGCTCTCCCCCGAGCCCGGCTGACACGGAGTCCCTGCTCAGCGACACGGAGCCCTGTGTCCAGGAAGCCGAGGCGCACACCCCTGCGCCGGCCGTCCAGGAGCAGGAGGCGCCGCCCCGCGCGGTCACCCCGGAGTGGCTGGTGACCGGCGAGCACGGCTTCCGCTGCGTGGCCTGCTGCCGCGTGTTCCCGTGCCCGGCCGCCGTGGTGGCGCACGCCGAGCGCGGCGTCAAGGAGGGCTTCAGCTGCCGCGTCTTCTATGAGGAGCTGCTGGAGCGCCGGCGGCCCGCGTCTGCGCCGCGCCGGCCCCGacgctgccacctgctggcccagagGCGCCTGCTGGCGGCCAAGAGCAGGGAGGTGCGAGCCAAGGAGGAAGCCTGCCTGCGCCTGCAGGCGAGACTgcaagcacagagccaggagctgaggcGGCTGCGGAGCGAGCTGGCgtggctgcagaggcaggaggcctggcagaggcagggccgcGGGGCGCGGCCCCAAGGACCGCGGGGCACGCGCCTGAAGGGCCGCGCTCAGGCCCTGTGa